One Urocitellus parryii isolate mUroPar1 chromosome 14, mUroPar1.hap1, whole genome shotgun sequence DNA segment encodes these proteins:
- the LOC144250130 gene encoding MORF4 family-associated protein 1-like produces MRPLDVVELAEPEEVEVLEPEEDFEQFLLPVINEMREDIAALTRERGRAHARNRGKLWEMDNMLIQIKTQVEASEESALNHLQGADGGAAPRAAPRCEKAEEKAKELAKMAEMLVALVRRIEKGESA; encoded by the coding sequence ATGCGGCCTCTGGACGTGGTGGAGCTGGCCGAGCCCGAGGAGGTGGAGGTGCTGGAGCCCGAGGAGGACTTCGAGCAGTTCCTGCTGCCGGTCATCAACGAGATGCGCGAGGACATCGCGGCGCTGACCCGCGAGCGCGGCCGGGCGCACGCGCGCAACCGCGGCAAGCTGTGGGAGATGGACAATATGCTCATCCAGATCAAGACGCAGGTGGAGGCCTCGGAGGAGAGCGCGCTGAACCACCTGCAGGGCGCGGACGGCGGCGCGGCGCCCCGGGCGGCCCCGCGCTGCGAGAAGGCGGAGGAGAAGGCCAAGGAGCTGGCCAAGATGGCAGAGATGCTGGTGGCGCTGGTGCGGCGGATAGAGAAGGGCGAGTCGGCGTGA